A window of Mercenaria mercenaria strain notata chromosome 16, MADL_Memer_1, whole genome shotgun sequence contains these coding sequences:
- the LOC128549583 gene encoding uncharacterized protein LOC128549583, which yields MAEPSQKRQKTEEDADFKQINDFLQKDKNRSYLKMILDQINFGVGNTSVYFVQVRGANASVNSKFSTATIDADFIKKGQDQMLFVPLALFFGRGFGILSSLVNKDEVPEDMDERRALLGLIKFLERTAEQSVLLDRDKESAAALAIHLAQHLLVPLVPQKTYVIDSYSGLQYEKCCSVEHPMNGTEGDTSYGCPYGWHGRVDVLLMDAEIPLSVVNSSGVEGDADTASVVSDSSVEENESDTFSPDSISQVIAQTIVYSFVQHKKNPVSSNSMVPGIGICSNKMVLYLYDCVEDILLASGPVRLFADTKVNTRAIIILWLALNYKLFGNTTLPEYKKYTSKFHELIGPVTLKRYQEESEQPFERKLENEDFFKTHDDLEAKERNFGDDAPLAAEAVPKNIKTIPLKLLLGL from the exons atggcgGAGCCATCTCAAAAGAGGCAGAAAACTGAGGAAGACGCAGATTTTAAGCAGATCAATGACTTCTTGCAAAAAGACAAAAACCGAAgttacttaaaaatgattttggATCAAATTAATTTTGGTGTAGGTAATACAAGTGTGTATTTTGTTCAAGTGAGGGGTGCAAATGCCAGTGTGAACAGTAAATTTAGCACAGCAACGATTGATGCTGATTTCATCAAGAAAGGGCAAGATCAGATGTTATTTGTGCCACTTGCTCTATTTTTTGGACGGGGATTCGGTATTCTTTCAAGTTTGGTAAACAAAGATGAGGTACCAGAGGATATGGATGAACGTCGGGCTCTTCTAGGATTGATCAAGTTTCTAGAAAGAACTGCAG AGCAGTCAGTTCTTCTTGACAGAGACAAAGAATCTGCAGCAGCATTAGCAATACATCTTGCTCAGCATTTGTTGGTACCACTTGTACCACAAAAAACCTATGTAATTGATTCCTATTCTGGTCTACAATATGAAAAATGTTGTTCAGTTGAGCATCCCATGAATGGAACAGAAGGAGATACATCATATG GCTGTCCCTACGGCTGGCATGGACGTGTTGATGTCTTGTTAATGGATGCTGAAATACCATTATCGGTAGTTAATTCTTCAGGTGTTGAAGGGGATGCTGATACTGCATCTGTGGTGTCTGACTCATCAGTGGAAGAAAATGAAAGTGACACATTTTCACCAGATAGTATTTCACAAGTTATAGCTCAGACTATAGTTTATTCATTTGTACAGCACAAGAAAAATCCTGTGTCATCAAACTCAATGGTGCCTGGAATAGGAATTTGTTCAAATAAGATGGTTTTGTACCTGTACGATTGTGTTGAAGATATTTTACTTGCAAGTGGTCCAGTACGTCTGTTTGCAGACACGAAAGTAAACACCCGTGCTATTATTATTCTCTGGTTAGCATTAAACTATAAACTGTTTGGTAATACAACCCTTCCTGAGTACAAGAAATACACTTCGAAATTTCATGAGCTTATTGGCCCAGTAACCTTGAAAAGGTATCAGGAGGAATCTGAACAGccttttgaaagaaaattagAGAATGAGGATTTTTTCAAGACCCACGATGATCTTGAGGCAAAAGAAAGGAATTTTGGGGATGACGCTCCTTTAGCAGCTGAAGCTGTGCCTAAAAATATAAAGACTATTCCATTGAAATTACTACTTGGTTTGTAG